GTGGCCGGCCGTGCGCATGGCCGGCACGACATACTTCATGCCCAGGAAGACCCCGGTCAGATTAACCGCCAGCGTCCGGTGCCAGGCGTCCAGGGGGGTCTGTTCAATACCCCGGTCCTCACGCAGCCCGATCCCGGCATTGTTGACCAGGATCGTCACCCGGCCAAAGGTGTTGACGCCGGTTTCGACAACCCGTTTCCATTCGTCCTCTTGGGAGACGTCATGCTTGAGGAACAGGGCGGCCGGTCCGATCTCTCCGGCGACCTGCTGGCCCAACTCGTCCAGGATATCGGTCAGGACCACTTTCGCTCCTTCTTGGGCGAACAGACGCGCCTCAGCCTCACCCTGCCCGCGGGCCGCTCCGGTGATAATCGCCACCTCACCCTCAAGTCGTCCGGCCATGGGGAATGCCTCCTTTATCTCTCAGTGTCTTTCGATCTGTCAGCAGTTCTCCCCAGGCTATATCTGGCCGGACGCAGCCGGACAAGGGTTGCGGCAGACAGGCCGCTCACTCTCTACGGCCTGTCCACAAATAGCTGGGTGAGGTAGATGAACCCGCCCTCCCCGCGTGCGCTACCAACGCCGGTCAGGTCGAATTCACCCTCAATCGTCTTCCGATGGTTCTCGCTGCCCAGCCAGCCGTTGAGAGCGCGCCGGGGGGCGCGGTGGACCGGAGCATTGTTGAAGGCGATGTTTTCCGCAAATGTCTTGAGTCGGATGATATCCTGCGCGGCTCGCATGCGGATCGGCGCACCGGCATGGCTGAAGCTGCTCCGCCCGGTCGCCATGGCCCGGCTGTGCTGACGCGCAATCGCCGCCAGCGCTTCACTGTACTCCAGCGCTGGAAGCCCAATCGAAA
This window of the Desulfurellaceae bacterium genome carries:
- a CDS encoding CAP domain-containing protein; the protein is MLLTIVSLGAVGIAALGRWEPARRLVTGERSGDQPHRAELPPGQADSPSAGVPDRPGILAGQDIERRTYDLVNDYRVSIGLPALEYSEALAAIARQHSRAMATGRSSFSHAGAPIRMRAAQDIIRLKTFAENIAFNNAPVHRAPRRALNGWLGSENHRKTIEGEFDLTGVGSARGEGGFIYLTQLFVDRP
- a CDS encoding glucose 1-dehydrogenase — its product is MAGRLEGEVAIITGAARGQGEAEARLFAQEGAKVVLTDILDELGQQVAGEIGPAALFLKHDVSQEDEWKRVVETGVNTFGRVTILVNNAGIGLREDRGIEQTPLDAWHRTLAVNLTGVFLGMKYVVPAMRTAGHGSIINISSIAGMVGGGGLPAYHASKGGVRLLTKTAAVQYAEENIRVNSVHPGGVDTEILNPFGEKWKQRAVDAHPMKRIAEADEIAYGVLYLASPEASFVTGTELVIDGGFIAR